From Methanocella paludicola SANAE, a single genomic window includes:
- a CDS encoding coenzyme F420-0:L-glutamate ligase has translation MKITAFTVDGVPMIQKGDDLGAIVASLAKIEDDDIVVFAHTIVSKAEGRRYSLDGIVPTQRAVELAGLNNEDPRFIQHVLTNSTKVLMKRPLLVQTVWGNVCINAGTDRSNTESGHILSLPENPDASARRIRDRILELTGKRVAVIITDTNGRSFREGQIGVTVGCAGISALHDKRGDKDLFGHELKITIQAIADEVAACANMLMGEADEGTPIAIIRGYQYTKDDNGIKPSFRADGTDLVKQALLEKVARDEKTPVKDIVSYREPSPDIYS, from the coding sequence TTGAAAATCACAGCATTCACCGTGGACGGCGTTCCCATGATACAGAAGGGCGATGACCTCGGGGCCATCGTGGCAAGCCTGGCGAAGATAGAGGACGACGATATAGTTGTTTTCGCGCACACCATCGTATCCAAAGCGGAGGGCCGCCGGTATTCTTTAGACGGTATCGTGCCCACGCAAAGGGCAGTGGAACTGGCCGGGCTGAACAACGAGGATCCCCGATTCATCCAGCACGTGCTCACGAACAGTACGAAGGTCCTCATGAAGCGACCGCTCCTTGTCCAGACCGTCTGGGGTAACGTATGCATAAACGCCGGTACCGACCGGTCGAACACCGAATCCGGCCATATCTTATCGCTTCCCGAGAACCCGGACGCATCGGCCCGCAGGATCCGTGACCGCATCTTAGAGCTTACCGGTAAGCGCGTGGCCGTCATCATCACCGACACGAACGGCCGCTCCTTCCGCGAAGGCCAGATCGGCGTCACGGTGGGCTGCGCCGGCATCTCCGCCCTCCACGATAAGCGGGGCGACAAGGACCTGTTCGGCCACGAGCTCAAGATCACCATCCAGGCCATCGCCGACGAGGTCGCCGCCTGCGCCAACATGCTCATGGGCGAGGCCGACGAGGGGACCCCCATCGCGATCATCCGGGGCTACCAGTATACGAAGGACGATAACGGGATCAAGCCTTCATTCCGGGCGGATGGCACGGACCTCGTAAAGCAAGCCTTACTGGAGAAAGTAGCAAGGGATGAAAAAACGCCGGTAAAAGATATTGTCTCATACCGGGAACCATCGCCGGACATATACTCCTAA
- the purT gene encoding formate-dependent phosphoribosylglycinamide formyltransferase, protein MSLKSRKILGTPCANGAKLLFLGAGELGKETMIEAQRMGIEVVAVDRYANSPGMQVAHRSYPINMKSERALMAIVARERPDAIIPEIEAINIDTLFKLEKEGYFVAPCAKAVWTAMHRERLREAIASTGARTSKYEYATDLESFRKACDKIGFPCVSKPIQSSSGKGSYLLKSKKDVEKAFKEAEKARGSAAKIIVEEFIDFDVEITELSVKYVNEKGRDESKFVRPLGHYQIEGDYHSSWHPWIEDGDEKMVKKIEKQIYDYSQRIMDNLGGYGLYAHEMFIDLKNGKVYANETACRPHDTGLVTMASMPLGYSQFALHAKAVLGIPIQWHDRVIEPRSSAASHVIISHTEGWYPQYNVTGAYDDDTNVLIFGKPETYAERRMGVVLSCGKTVEQARRKAQASAHKVKIDAGQGWKGQEITEKHYH, encoded by the coding sequence ATGAGTTTGAAGTCGAGGAAGATTCTGGGCACGCCCTGTGCGAACGGGGCGAAGCTGCTGTTTCTGGGAGCGGGAGAGCTTGGTAAGGAGACGATGATCGAGGCCCAGCGAATGGGCATCGAGGTCGTGGCGGTGGACAGGTACGCCAACTCGCCGGGCATGCAGGTGGCACACCGTTCATATCCGATCAACATGAAGAGCGAGCGGGCGCTGATGGCCATCGTGGCGAGGGAGAGGCCGGACGCCATCATCCCCGAGATCGAGGCCATCAACATCGACACGCTCTTCAAACTGGAGAAGGAGGGCTACTTCGTGGCGCCGTGCGCCAAGGCGGTGTGGACCGCCATGCACCGGGAGCGCCTCAGGGAGGCCATCGCCTCGACCGGGGCCCGTACCTCGAAGTACGAGTACGCCACCGACCTGGAGAGCTTCAGGAAGGCCTGCGACAAGATCGGGTTCCCCTGTGTTTCGAAGCCCATCCAGTCGTCCAGCGGCAAAGGCTCATACTTATTGAAGAGCAAGAAGGACGTCGAGAAGGCCTTCAAGGAGGCCGAGAAGGCCCGGGGCTCGGCGGCCAAGATAATCGTCGAGGAGTTCATCGACTTCGACGTGGAGATCACCGAACTGTCGGTAAAGTACGTGAACGAGAAGGGCAGGGACGAGAGCAAGTTCGTCCGGCCGCTCGGCCACTACCAGATCGAGGGCGACTACCACTCCTCGTGGCACCCCTGGATCGAGGACGGCGACGAGAAGATGGTTAAAAAGATCGAGAAGCAAATATACGATTACTCGCAGCGCATCATGGACAACCTGGGCGGTTATGGGTTGTATGCTCACGAGATGTTCATCGACCTGAAGAATGGCAAGGTGTACGCCAACGAGACGGCGTGCAGGCCGCACGACACGGGCCTGGTGACCATGGCCTCGATGCCGCTGGGATATTCGCAGTTCGCGCTGCACGCGAAGGCTGTTCTGGGCATTCCCATCCAGTGGCATGACAGGGTCATCGAGCCCCGGAGCAGCGCGGCGTCCCACGTCATCATCTCCCACACCGAGGGCTGGTACCCGCAGTATAACGTAACGGGCGCCTACGACGACGACACGAACGTCCTCATCTTCGGCAAGCCCGAAACGTATGCGGAACGCCGGATGGGCGTGGTGCTCTCGTGCGGGAAGACCGTAGAGCAGGCCCGCCGCAAGGCCCAGGCCAGCGCCCACAAAGTGAAGATCGACGCCGGCCAAGGATGGAAAGGACAAGAGATAACCGAAAAGCACTATCATTAA
- a CDS encoding NUDIX hydrolase: MADRFVVYCCGLVFDDGRLLIVKHKKSQWGNRWALPGGRLRPGERFQHCVETMVERETSCSVKAVRQITTSMSYHDSSILDRHAVLIFYLCKYMYGEPRAGDGIEAAIWADEELFTGLARDLDMPYQFIEAVSALCINATSFRELSFDFKKPESIFRGMILD, encoded by the coding sequence ATGGCAGACAGGTTTGTCGTATATTGCTGTGGCCTGGTCTTTGACGACGGTAGGCTATTGATCGTAAAGCATAAAAAGTCGCAGTGGGGTAACCGGTGGGCGCTGCCGGGAGGCCGGCTGCGGCCGGGGGAAAGGTTCCAGCACTGTGTCGAAACGATGGTCGAAAGGGAGACATCATGCTCGGTGAAAGCCGTCAGGCAGATAACGACGTCGATGTCCTATCACGACAGCTCGATACTGGACAGGCACGCAGTACTCATTTTCTACCTCTGTAAATACATGTATGGCGAGCCCCGTGCCGGAGACGGGATCGAAGCGGCGATATGGGCGGACGAGGAGCTTTTTACGGGCCTCGCCAGGGACCTGGACATGCCCTACCAGTTCATCGAAGCGGTCTCGGCGCTTTGCATTAATGCCACGTCATTCCGGGAATTATCGTTCGACTTCAAAAAGCCCGAATCGATCTTCAGGGGCATGATCCTTGATTGA